In Deinococcus psychrotolerans, a genomic segment contains:
- the nusB gene encoding transcription antitermination factor NusB: protein MTRRERAAAQPVGTRRAAREFAFRVLFEAGQGGLDLQQVFTRSEGAMLSGDDTYVHLNPEALSFAHELTFGYQASAAEINDLLQRTIRGWSFEQMAQTDLNVLRLAVFEMQHTAEAHPPIIESAVRIARKFGGDDSGRFVNGVLGGMSRSMEAQPSGEAQH, encoded by the coding sequence CCCGCCGCGCCGCCCGTGAATTTGCCTTCCGGGTGCTGTTCGAAGCCGGACAGGGTGGCCTAGACCTTCAACAAGTCTTTACCCGCAGCGAAGGTGCGATGCTTTCGGGCGACGACACCTACGTGCATCTCAACCCCGAAGCGCTTTCCTTTGCCCACGAGCTGACCTTCGGCTACCAAGCCAGCGCCGCCGAGATCAACGACTTGCTCCAGCGCACCATTCGCGGTTGGAGTTTCGAGCAGATGGCCCAGACCGACCTCAACGTGCTGCGGCTGGCGGTGTTTGAAATGCAGCATACGGCTGAAGCCCACCCGCCGATCATCGAAAGCGCCGTGCGGATTGCCCGCAAGTTCGGCGGTGACGATTCGGGCCGCTTTGTCAACGGCGTTCTGGGCGGCATGTCGCGCAGCATGGAAGCCCAGCCAAGCGGCGAAGCACAACATTGA
- a CDS encoding bifunctional 5,10-methylenetetrahydrofolate dehydrogenase/5,10-methenyltetrahydrofolate cyclohydrolase — MILAGPPAAQALLDEARTRAAALPRRPELHVIRLGEDPASVSYVSLKEKKALEVGLGSTVHALPSATSQAELLSLIERLNADPAVSGLLVQLPLPAFIDSERVLNAISPEKDVDGFHPVNVGRLWTGAAALPPCTPAGVVRLLDYYGLPVAGQRVVIVGRSNIVGKPLAALLLARDATVTIAHSRTPDLAALTREADMVVAAAGRPHLITAEMIRPGAVVIDVGVNRVGQTKSGKAKLAGDVHPEVAEIAAALTPVPGGVGPMTVAHLIMNTVLAAERLQAGEQPSELVEVELLA; from the coding sequence ATGATTTTGGCTGGCCCGCCTGCCGCCCAAGCGCTGCTGGACGAAGCCCGGACGCGGGCCGCCGCTTTGCCGCGCCGCCCGGAACTGCACGTCATCCGGCTGGGCGAAGACCCTGCCAGCGTGAGTTATGTCAGCCTCAAGGAAAAAAAGGCGCTGGAAGTCGGGCTGGGCAGCACCGTTCACGCCCTGCCGAGTGCCACCAGCCAAGCCGAGCTCCTCTCGCTGATCGAGCGGCTGAATGCCGATCCCGCCGTCAGCGGCTTACTCGTTCAGTTGCCGCTGCCCGCTTTTATTGACAGTGAGCGTGTCCTGAACGCCATCAGCCCCGAAAAAGACGTGGACGGCTTTCACCCGGTCAATGTGGGGCGGCTCTGGACAGGCGCAGCCGCCTTGCCGCCCTGCACCCCCGCCGGGGTGGTGCGCTTGCTCGATTACTACGGCCTGCCGGTAGCCGGGCAGCGGGTGGTGATCGTGGGGCGCAGCAACATCGTGGGTAAACCGCTGGCGGCCCTGCTGCTGGCCCGCGACGCCACCGTGACCATCGCCCACTCGCGCACCCCCGATCTGGCGGCCCTGACCCGCGAAGCCGACATGGTGGTGGCGGCCGCCGGTAGACCACACCTGATCACCGCCGAGATGATCCGCCCCGGCGCAGTCGTCATTGATGTGGGGGTCAACCGGGTGGGGCAGACCAAGAGCGGCAAAGCCAAACTCGCCGGAGACGTTCACCCCGAGGTCGCTGAGATCGCCGCCGCGCTGACGCCTGTACCCGGCGGCGTCGGCCCGATGACGGTGGCCCACCTGATCATGAATACTGTTTTGGCCGCCGAGCGCCTGCAAGCCGGGGAGCAGCCGAGCGAGTTGGTTGAGGTCGAGCTTTTAGCATGA
- a CDS encoding divergent PAP2 family protein, which produces MNSIAELLSNRWLWTAVFSSTGAQIVKVLLILLFERRWRPEKALETGGMPSSHSAMVSALTTGVALTEGLGSPLFAVVTTFALIVMYDATGVRHSSGQQARLINELVAELRAVVREGFAPKPLKVLLGHTYLEVLVGGIIGVVAAFLAFRWL; this is translated from the coding sequence ATGAATTCGATTGCTGAGCTGCTGAGCAACCGCTGGCTGTGGACGGCCGTGTTTTCGAGCACCGGAGCGCAAATCGTCAAGGTATTGCTGATTTTGCTTTTCGAGCGGCGCTGGCGGCCCGAAAAAGCTTTGGAAACTGGCGGAATGCCCAGCAGCCACAGCGCCATGGTGTCGGCCTTGACCACCGGTGTGGCCCTTACAGAAGGACTGGGCAGCCCGCTCTTCGCGGTGGTGACCACCTTTGCCCTGATCGTGATGTACGACGCCACCGGGGTGCGCCACAGCAGCGGCCAGCAAGCCCGCCTGATCAACGAGCTGGTGGCCGAGCTGCGGGCAGTGGTGCGCGAAGGCTTTGCGCCCAAGCCGCTGAAGGTGCTGCTGGGCCACACCTATCTGGAAGTGCTGGTGGGCGGCATCATCGGCGTGGTGGCGGCGTTTCTGGCGTTTCGTTGGCTATGA
- a CDS encoding TetR/AcrR family transcriptional regulator — translation MSVRQRRSESLKVQQKVQARRREIYAAAAELFSTHGYRAASMRELAAALGMSKASLYHYVQSKEELLTLLYTEVIAENTAIMQAVIDLGLSAAETLREVLVQRVLYTITRQRLLRVFYEEELELPPTVSGPMRQERQHYEHTLLSVVQRGLDEGVLTSPVSAQMTANILLGAVNWTYRWYKAGGPLRAREFAEGVADTAMGGIVSPSALTADLVRG, via the coding sequence ATGAGTGTGCGGCAAAGGCGATCAGAGAGTCTGAAAGTGCAGCAAAAGGTGCAGGCCCGCCGGCGGGAAATCTACGCCGCCGCCGCCGAACTGTTCAGCACGCATGGCTACCGCGCCGCCTCGATGCGTGAACTCGCCGCCGCGCTGGGCATGAGCAAGGCCAGTTTGTATCACTATGTCCAGAGTAAAGAAGAACTCCTGACGCTGCTTTATACCGAGGTTATCGCCGAAAACACCGCCATCATGCAGGCGGTGATCGACCTCGGCCTCAGCGCCGCCGAAACATTGCGCGAAGTCTTGGTGCAGCGCGTGCTCTACACCATTACCCGTCAACGTTTGCTGCGGGTCTTTTACGAGGAAGAACTGGAATTGCCGCCCACCGTCAGCGGCCCGATGCGCCAGGAGAGACAGCACTACGAGCACACTCTACTCAGCGTGGTGCAGCGCGGGCTGGACGAGGGCGTGCTGACCTCGCCGGTTTCGGCGCAGATGACCGCCAATATTTTGCTGGGGGCCGTCAACTGGACTTACCGCTGGTACAAAGCGGGAGGGCCGCTGCGTGCGCGTGAATTTGCGGAGGGCGTGGCGGATACGGCCATGGGCGGAATAGTGTCCCCATCCGCGCTCACAGCCGATCTCGTCAGGGGTTAG
- a CDS encoding HpcH/HpaI aldolase/citrate lyase family protein: MSSPTVRLPRYRSALFAPANQLEVLKKLPRSRPDLAILDLEDAVPDSAEAKQQARQVAREAQVWLAAHHPEQAVYLRLNAVQSPYFADDLDALTPTLAGVVLPKLERAADLAEAVEQFGARGLAHLQIMAGLETVAGVENAGELLQGPGKGPSKGPSKGAVKGAVTSAYFGAEDYVADLGGVRTAAGLEVLYPRSRVAMLARLFGVAAYDIVVTKLRDDAAFLEDARVGRSLGYGGKLCIHPAQVALSHQVFSPSPEEIKRAWALLAAYEQGQQQGRGVIAFEGQMVDAPMLVRARAVLASAEVEA; the protein is encoded by the coding sequence ATGAGTTCGCCCACTGTCCGTTTACCGCGTTACCGAAGCGCTCTGTTTGCTCCCGCCAACCAGCTCGAAGTCCTTAAAAAACTGCCGCGCTCACGTCCTGATTTGGCCATCTTGGACTTGGAAGACGCCGTGCCGGACAGCGCAGAGGCCAAGCAACAGGCCAGACAGGTGGCCAGGGAAGCCCAAGTCTGGTTGGCCGCCCACCACCCTGAACAGGCGGTATACCTGCGCCTGAATGCCGTCCAGTCGCCTTATTTCGCCGACGACTTGGACGCCTTGACGCCCACGCTGGCGGGTGTGGTGCTTCCCAAACTCGAACGCGCCGCCGACCTGGCAGAAGCGGTCGAGCAGTTCGGGGCGCGTGGCCTGGCCCACCTTCAGATCATGGCCGGACTGGAAACAGTGGCCGGAGTGGAAAACGCGGGCGAGCTGCTGCAAGGCCCAGGTAAAGGCCCAAGCAAAGGCCCAAGCAAAGGCGCAGTCAAAGGGGCAGTCACCTCGGCTTATTTCGGCGCTGAAGATTACGTGGCCGATTTGGGCGGCGTGCGAACCGCAGCGGGTTTGGAAGTGCTGTACCCACGCTCACGGGTGGCGATGCTGGCGCGGCTCTTTGGCGTGGCGGCTTACGACATCGTGGTGACCAAACTGCGCGACGACGCCGCTTTTCTGGAAGATGCCAGGGTGGGGCGCTCGCTCGGCTACGGCGGCAAGCTGTGCATCCACCCGGCTCAGGTCGCACTCTCGCATCAGGTGTTTAGCCCTTCACCGGAAGAAATCAAGCGGGCTTGGGCGCTGCTGGCCGCTTACGAGCAGGGCCAGCAGCAGGGGCGCGGTGTGATCGCCTTCGAGGGCCAGATGGTTGACGCGCCGATGCTGGTGCGGGCGCGGGCGGTTCTGGCGAGCGCGGAGGTGGAAGCGTGA
- a CDS encoding MaoC family dehydratase, giving the protein MSQSSGTARPPGKYFEELPVGAVIRHYVTRTLTEADNVLFTTMTMNPQPLHLDAEYAAQTEFGERLVNSMLTLSLLVGLSVYELTLGTLVANLGFSEISFPKPVKHGDTLRAESEVVARRESGSRPEAGIVTFEHRAFNQRGELVAQCKRSALMQKQPAQKQPVHKEPS; this is encoded by the coding sequence GTGAGCCAGTCATCCGGCACTGCCCGCCCGCCCGGTAAATACTTTGAAGAACTGCCGGTCGGCGCGGTGATTCGGCACTACGTGACCCGCACCCTCACCGAGGCCGATAACGTGCTGTTCACGACCATGACCATGAACCCCCAGCCGCTGCACCTCGATGCCGAGTACGCGGCCCAGACTGAGTTCGGGGAGAGATTGGTCAATTCCATGCTGACGCTGAGTTTGCTCGTCGGCCTGAGCGTCTACGAACTGACGCTGGGTACGCTGGTTGCCAATCTGGGCTTTTCGGAGATCAGCTTTCCCAAGCCGGTCAAGCACGGCGACACCCTGCGTGCCGAGAGTGAAGTGGTGGCCCGCCGGGAATCTGGCTCACGCCCGGAAGCCGGAATCGTCACCTTCGAGCACCGCGCCTTTAATCAGCGCGGCGAACTGGTGGCGCAGTGTAAGCGCAGCGCCCTGATGCAAAAACAACCAGCGCAAAAACAACCCGTACACAAGGAACCCTCATGA
- a CDS encoding acyl-CoA carboxylase subunit beta — protein MTQTTTSLWADALTRLDTDAAQVRLGGGPKAQQRQHDKNRLTARERISRLVDEGTPFDELMTFAGWEMYTDVGGCPSGGTVTGIGTVHGRPWMMIANDATVKAGAFFPITAKKVIRAQTIAFENHLPVMYLVDSAGVYLPMQDEIFPDQDDFGRVFYLNARMSAAGIPQLAAIMGNCVAGGAYLPVMCDTLIMTEGSGLYLAGPALVKAAIGQTVDSEDLGGAAMHAQIAGTVDYREPDDDAAIKRLRSLADLYAEGDVAGWAKRRREVLPPSNSDLTDLVAFDSAKPYDVRDLIAAISDMTPEGESSFQEFKAEYGETLVCGFARLGGFPVAYVANQRTVIKKKLKAGGEPGLRTRIEVGGVIYGDSADKAARFILDANQAGTPLIFVSDVTGFMVGRDSEQEGIIRRGAKLVNAVSNSVVPKLTLITGGSFGAGNYAMNGKAFGPRFLFAWPSAKYAVMSGNAAAKTLLDIQLAALKRGGHEPDDEELLRLYNEVKGKYDTELDPRYAASRLWVDEIIKPGDTRERLIRALEVCAGQAKSEEFKVGVFQV, from the coding sequence ATGACCCAGACCACCACCAGCTTATGGGCCGACGCCCTGACCCGCCTCGACACCGACGCCGCCCAAGTCCGACTCGGCGGCGGCCCCAAGGCCCAGCAGCGCCAGCACGATAAAAACCGCTTGACCGCCCGTGAGCGCATCAGCCGCCTGGTAGACGAAGGGACGCCGTTTGACGAGCTGATGACCTTCGCCGGTTGGGAAATGTACACCGACGTGGGGGGCTGCCCCAGCGGCGGCACGGTGACGGGCATCGGCACGGTTCACGGGCGGCCCTGGATGATGATCGCCAACGACGCCACCGTCAAGGCGGGTGCGTTCTTTCCGATCACCGCCAAGAAAGTCATTCGGGCGCAGACCATCGCCTTTGAAAACCACTTGCCGGTGATGTACCTCGTCGACTCGGCGGGCGTGTACTTGCCGATGCAGGACGAGATTTTTCCCGACCAAGACGACTTCGGGCGGGTCTTTTACCTGAATGCCCGGATGAGCGCCGCCGGAATCCCGCAGCTCGCCGCCATCATGGGCAACTGCGTGGCGGGCGGAGCTTACTTGCCGGTGATGTGCGACACGCTGATCATGACCGAGGGCAGCGGCCTGTATCTGGCTGGCCCGGCGCTGGTCAAAGCGGCGATTGGGCAAACCGTGGACTCGGAAGACCTCGGCGGCGCGGCCATGCATGCCCAGATTGCCGGAACGGTGGACTACCGTGAGCCCGACGACGACGCGGCCATCAAGCGTCTGCGTTCGCTGGCTGACCTCTACGCTGAGGGCGACGTGGCGGGCTGGGCCAAGCGCAGAAGGGAAGTCTTGCCGCCGTCCAACTCGGATCTGACCGACTTGGTGGCTTTCGACTCCGCCAAGCCCTACGACGTGCGCGACCTCATCGCGGCCATCAGCGATATGACGCCGGAAGGCGAGAGCAGTTTTCAGGAATTCAAGGCTGAGTACGGCGAGACGCTGGTGTGCGGCTTTGCGCGGCTGGGCGGCTTTCCGGTGGCGTATGTGGCCAACCAGCGCACTGTCATCAAGAAAAAGCTCAAGGCGGGCGGTGAACCGGGTCTGCGAACCCGCATCGAAGTCGGCGGCGTCATCTACGGCGACAGCGCCGACAAGGCTGCCCGCTTTATTCTGGATGCCAACCAAGCTGGAACGCCCCTCATCTTCGTGTCGGACGTGACCGGCTTCATGGTGGGCCGCGACTCGGAGCAAGAAGGCATCATCCGGCGCGGAGCCAAGCTGGTCAACGCCGTGTCCAACTCGGTGGTGCCCAAGCTCACGCTGATCACCGGCGGCAGCTTCGGAGCAGGCAACTACGCCATGAACGGCAAAGCCTTCGGCCCGCGTTTCCTGTTCGCCTGGCCCAGCGCCAAATACGCGGTCATGAGCGGCAACGCGGCGGCCAAAACTCTGCTGGATATTCAACTGGCCGCCCTCAAACGCGGCGGCCACGAACCCGACGACGAGGAGCTTTTGCGGCTCTACAACGAGGTTAAGGGCAAGTACGACACCGAACTCGACCCGCGCTACGCCGCCTCGCGGTTGTGGGTCGACGAGATCATCAAACCCGGCGACACCCGCGAGCGCCTGATCCGCGCCCTGGAAGTCTGCGCGGGGCAGGCCAAGTCGGAGGAATTCAAGGTGGGGGTGTTTCAGGTGTGA
- a CDS encoding acetate--CoA ligase encodes MSTQPPLLDQPLIPPSDALRRQAPVSVQEAERLKALPPTEYWAEMAGELEWDEGWTKILDGELGDFRYFVGAKGNVSVNCLDRHAEKTPDKVALHYEREDGLTETWTYQQLTTETARFAAVLEDMGVQKGDRVSLLLSNIPEAFIAIHACYRIGAIYSVIFAGFSAAAVRDRLEDARPKVVVVADGTLRRGKVVALKPVLDEARRGIDSIKHVVVINRLNLDTDRQSDEHGCAEHDWATLMTRTRRLAAPVMLEANDPGFIIYTSGTTSKPKGLVHSGLGFLVGTYANVKWSLNLRPEDSYWCTADVGWLVVPIFALVGGMAHGVTQVLYEGSIDTPSPSRPYELVEKYGVNKIFTAPTALRMLRRAGQSALAGRDLSKVELISLVGEPLDPETWHWTVDTFGAFVNNTYGQTETGTAWASAIVGATDTKAGSCGEALPGYRAEVVGEDGQPVAAGQLGVLTLTEPFPCLARTVWGSPERYHETYFSEFPGRYASADAAMLDEDGQLWVTGRVDDVMNVSGHRIGTMELEAALITHPAVSEAAVVAQSDELRGAVPVAFVVPRAGAGESRQLSEELAEAIVVGVGKYARPAAVYVVPTLPRTRSGKIMRRLLRDLLEHGEVRGDLSSLENPDALEVVLGHIRM; translated from the coding sequence ATGAGCACCCAGCCCCCCCTGCTCGACCAGCCTCTGATTCCTCCCAGCGACGCTCTGCGGCGTCAGGCTCCCGTGTCAGTGCAGGAAGCCGAGCGCCTGAAAGCCTTGCCGCCCACCGAATACTGGGCTGAAATGGCGGGCGAACTGGAATGGGACGAGGGCTGGACGAAAATCCTAGACGGTGAGCTGGGCGACTTCCGCTACTTCGTGGGCGCGAAGGGCAATGTCAGCGTCAACTGCTTGGACCGCCACGCCGAGAAAACGCCCGACAAAGTGGCCCTGCACTACGAGCGCGAGGACGGCCTGACTGAAACCTGGACGTATCAGCAACTCACCACCGAAACCGCCCGCTTTGCCGCCGTGCTGGAAGACATGGGTGTGCAAAAAGGCGATAGGGTGTCGCTGCTGCTCTCCAACATCCCCGAGGCCTTCATCGCCATTCACGCCTGCTACCGCATCGGCGCGATCTACTCGGTGATTTTCGCGGGCTTCTCGGCGGCAGCGGTGCGTGACCGATTGGAAGACGCCCGTCCCAAAGTCGTTGTCGTGGCCGACGGCACGCTGCGGCGCGGCAAAGTGGTCGCTCTCAAGCCTGTGCTGGACGAAGCGAGGCGCGGGATTGACAGTATCAAGCACGTGGTCGTCATCAACCGGCTGAACTTAGACACCGATAGGCAATCCGATGAACACGGCTGTGCTGAACATGACTGGGCCACCCTGATGACCCGCACCCGCCGCCTGGCCGCGCCTGTGATGCTGGAGGCCAATGACCCCGGCTTCATCATCTATACCTCCGGCACGACCAGCAAACCCAAGGGGCTGGTGCATTCGGGCCTGGGCTTCCTGGTCGGCACCTACGCCAACGTCAAATGGTCGCTCAACCTGCGCCCCGAGGACAGCTACTGGTGTACGGCGGACGTGGGCTGGCTGGTAGTACCGATCTTCGCGCTGGTCGGCGGCATGGCCCACGGCGTCACGCAGGTGCTCTACGAGGGCAGCATCGACACGCCCAGCCCCAGTCGCCCGTATGAGTTGGTGGAGAAGTACGGCGTCAACAAGATTTTTACCGCCCCCACCGCTCTGAGGATGCTGCGCCGCGCCGGACAAAGTGCTTTGGCGGGCCGTGACCTGAGCAAAGTGGAACTCATCTCGTTGGTGGGCGAGCCGCTCGACCCTGAAACTTGGCACTGGACAGTGGACACCTTCGGGGCTTTTGTCAACAACACCTACGGCCAAACCGAAACTGGCACCGCCTGGGCCTCGGCCATCGTCGGCGCGACCGATACCAAAGCCGGGTCGTGCGGCGAAGCGCTGCCCGGCTACCGCGCCGAGGTCGTGGGTGAAGACGGCCAGCCGGTGGCCGCCGGTCAACTCGGTGTCCTGACGCTGACCGAGCCGTTTCCCTGCCTCGCCCGTACGGTCTGGGGCAGCCCGGAGCGCTACCATGAGACCTACTTCAGCGAGTTTCCGGGCCGCTACGCCAGCGCCGACGCCGCCATGCTCGATGAAGACGGCCAACTCTGGGTGACGGGCCGGGTAGACGACGTGATGAACGTGTCGGGCCACCGCATCGGCACTATGGAATTGGAGGCTGCCCTGATCACCCACCCAGCGGTCAGCGAGGCGGCAGTGGTGGCGCAGTCCGACGAACTGCGCGGCGCGGTGCCAGTGGCCTTCGTGGTGCCGCGTGCGGGAGCGGGAGAGAGCAGACAGCTCAGCGAAGAACTGGCCGAAGCCATTGTGGTCGGCGTGGGCAAATACGCCCGCCCCGCCGCCGTCTACGTGGTGCCGACCCTGCCCCGCACCCGCAGCGGCAAGATCATGCGCCGCTTGCTGCGTGACCTCTTGGAACACGGCGAAGTGCGCGGTGACCTGAGCAGCTTGGAAAACCCCGACGCGCTGGAGGTGGTGCTTGGGCATATCCGAATGTGA
- a CDS encoding acyl-CoA dehydrogenase family protein — translation MTTLPYDLTDDQRTILSALTAFLKKEVAPGSAERDQTGEFPMQIVKSLGEMGIMGAQTPAEYGGSELDTPTFAMIIEEIAVYDGSLCLTVASHNSLCQGHILIGGTEAQKQKFLPDLAAANKLGAWGLTEPGSGSDSGGLATRAVEQPDGSWILNGSKNFITQGSVAGTYVVLARTDAPRAGKGKNDGISAFVFNRDEVEGFSVGRKEDKLGLRSSDTAQLVFENIHLSADALLGARGQAFKDVMKVLDGGRIGIGSMGLGLGRAALEFATKYGMEREQFGKPIALNQALSFRLADMDTELEAARLLIRKAADLKDAGRDFTVAASRAKLFATEKGLAACDSAIQMLGGYGYIKEYPVERFWRDNRLTTIGEGTSEVQRMIISRAVTAKFAAEMVTA, via the coding sequence ATGACGACCCTTCCCTACGATTTGACCGACGACCAGCGCACCATTCTCAGCGCCCTCACCGCCTTCCTCAAAAAAGAAGTGGCTCCCGGCTCGGCAGAGCGCGACCAGACCGGCGAATTTCCGATGCAGATCGTCAAAAGTCTGGGCGAAATGGGCATCATGGGCGCTCAGACGCCCGCAGAGTACGGCGGCTCAGAGCTGGACACCCCCACCTTCGCGATGATCATCGAAGAAATCGCGGTTTACGACGGCTCGCTGTGCTTGACCGTCGCCTCGCACAACTCGCTGTGCCAGGGCCACATCCTGATCGGCGGCACCGAAGCGCAAAAGCAGAAGTTTTTGCCTGACCTCGCCGCCGCCAACAAGCTGGGCGCGTGGGGCCTGACCGAACCTGGCAGCGGCTCGGACAGCGGCGGCCTCGCCACCCGCGCCGTGGAGCAGCCGGACGGAAGCTGGATTCTCAACGGCTCCAAAAACTTCATCACGCAGGGCAGCGTGGCCGGAACCTACGTGGTCTTGGCCCGCACCGACGCGCCCAGAGCCGGCAAAGGCAAAAACGACGGCATCAGCGCATTTGTCTTTAACCGGGATGAAGTGGAGGGCTTTAGTGTGGGCCGCAAGGAAGACAAGCTGGGCCTGCGCAGCAGCGACACCGCCCAACTGGTTTTCGAGAATATTCACCTGTCCGCCGACGCCCTGCTGGGCGCACGCGGTCAAGCGTTCAAAGACGTGATGAAGGTGCTGGACGGCGGACGCATCGGCATCGGCTCGATGGGGCTGGGACTGGGCCGCGCCGCGCTTGAGTTTGCCACCAAGTACGGCATGGAGCGCGAGCAGTTCGGCAAGCCGATTGCGCTCAATCAAGCGCTGAGCTTCCGCCTGGCCGACATGGACACCGAGCTGGAAGCGGCGAGACTCCTGATTCGCAAAGCCGCCGATCTCAAAGACGCCGGACGCGATTTTACGGTCGCGGCGTCGCGGGCCAAGCTGTTTGCCACCGAAAAGGGACTGGCCGCCTGTGACAGCGCCATTCAGATGCTGGGCGGCTACGGATACATCAAGGAGTACCCGGTCGAGCGTTTCTGGCGCGACAACCGCCTGACCACCATCGGCGAGGGCACCAGCGAGGTGCAGCGCATGATTATCAGCCGGGCAGTGACGGCCAAGTTCGCGGCGGAGATGGTCACGGCTTAA